The Candidatus Binataceae bacterium genome window below encodes:
- a CDS encoding carboxymuconolactone decarboxylase family protein produces MADDLTKKGMEVRTQLFGEKAAKAGHAYLSEFDPGFADFLNDQVFGAVWGRPGLAIKTRSMITMAALTALGRAPELKIHMRGALNLGIPKEEIKELIIHLSQYSGVPTAVEAMRVYREVTEPKKA; encoded by the coding sequence ATGGCCGATGATTTGACTAAAAAAGGCATGGAAGTCCGCACGCAACTATTTGGCGAAAAAGCCGCCAAGGCCGGTCACGCTTATCTGAGCGAATTCGACCCGGGCTTCGCCGACTTCCTTAACGACCAGGTTTTCGGCGCGGTCTGGGGCCGTCCCGGATTAGCGATCAAGACCCGCTCGATGATCACGATGGCGGCGCTGACCGCGCTCGGCCGCGCTCCCGAACTGAAGATTCACATGCGCGGTGCGCTCAATCTCGGCATCCCGAAAGAAGAGATCAAGGAGCTGATCATCCATCTCTCGCAGTACAGCGGCGTGCCGACCGCGGTCGAAGCGATGCGGGTCTATCGCGAGGTGACGGAGCCCAAAAAAGCCTAG
- a CDS encoding NAD(P)-dependent oxidoreductase, with product MRIGFIGLGNMGGPMALNLLKAGHTLVVHDVRRAAAEPHLAGGAKWADTPADAAKDAELVLTSLPGPKEVEAVAIGGENGIIHGIGKCAVYADLSTNSPTLIRRLHATFAEKGIPMIDAPVSGGVPGARNATLAVMVGGDEQIYNRIKPALDGIGDKVSYVGAIGAGAVAKLVHNMIAICSMQILAEAFTMGVKAGVPAEALFTAVQNGAYGQGMLLRALPKVIFKGNFDRVSFALKLARKDLALATQLARENDVGMPLASLVEQDLLAAVTHGLGEKDSSAAFTVQEDRAGVKVRV from the coding sequence ATGCGTATTGGATTCATTGGTCTCGGCAACATGGGCGGCCCGATGGCGCTCAACCTGCTCAAGGCCGGACACACTCTCGTGGTTCACGACGTGCGCCGCGCCGCCGCGGAACCTCATCTGGCGGGCGGCGCGAAATGGGCCGACACACCGGCGGATGCCGCCAAGGACGCCGAACTCGTCCTGACCTCGCTGCCCGGACCGAAGGAGGTCGAGGCGGTCGCGATCGGCGGCGAAAACGGCATCATCCACGGGATCGGAAAATGCGCCGTGTATGCGGATCTCTCGACCAACTCACCGACTTTGATTCGGCGGCTGCACGCTACCTTCGCAGAAAAGGGTATCCCGATGATCGACGCGCCCGTGAGCGGCGGCGTACCGGGCGCGCGCAACGCGACGCTGGCCGTGATGGTCGGTGGCGACGAACAGATCTACAACCGGATCAAACCTGCGCTCGACGGCATCGGCGACAAGGTCTCTTATGTTGGCGCGATCGGCGCGGGCGCCGTCGCCAAGCTGGTCCACAACATGATCGCAATCTGCAGTATGCAGATCCTCGCCGAAGCCTTCACGATGGGGGTCAAGGCGGGCGTCCCTGCCGAGGCGCTCTTCACCGCAGTGCAGAACGGCGCCTACGGCCAGGGGATGCTGTTGCGGGCGCTGCCCAAGGTGATCTTCAAGGGCAACTTCGATCGCGTCAGCTTCGCGCTCAAGCTGGCGCGCAAGGATCTCGCGCTCGCGACGCAGCTCGCGCGCGAAAACGACGTCGGGATGCCGCTCGCGAGCCTGGTCGAACAGGACCTCCTTGCGGCGGTGACGCACGGACTCGGCGAGAAGGACTCGAGCGCGGCCTTCACCGTGCAGGAGGATCGCGCGGGCGTCAAAGTCCGCGTCTGA
- a CDS encoding acetyl-CoA C-acyltransferase: MRDVVIVEAGRSPIGKKNGALSGAHPVDLLGQVMMAVLQRANVAPSAVGQVVGGCINKVGAQAMSVTRTAWLAAGGPAEVACSTIDSQCGSSQFAVNLAASIIASGAEEIVMACGVENMSLLPIGSDSIAGAQAGMGKPITRKYREHYEFVSQFEGAERIATKYGITRADADGFGLESQLRAARAVAEKRFESQLVPVEAPVKAEGGEKSTETRTITRDEVPRNTSLEALAGLKPVARPDGIHTAGSASQVADGAAAVLLMSAAKAQELGCRPRARVIDTCLVGCDPVLMLEGPIPATRKLLEKNGLRIGDIDVFEINEAFASVVLSWAKTLEPDMNRVNPNGGAIALGHPLGATGCGLVTKAINELERTHGQRAIVTMCCGGGLGTGTLIERA, encoded by the coding sequence ATGCGAGATGTTGTGATCGTCGAGGCGGGCCGGTCGCCCATCGGCAAAAAGAACGGAGCCCTTTCCGGCGCGCATCCGGTCGACCTGCTCGGCCAGGTGATGATGGCGGTGCTGCAGCGCGCGAACGTCGCCCCGAGCGCGGTCGGCCAGGTGGTGGGCGGCTGCATCAACAAGGTCGGCGCACAGGCGATGAGCGTTACGCGCACGGCGTGGCTCGCGGCCGGCGGACCCGCGGAAGTGGCCTGCTCGACGATCGATTCACAGTGCGGCTCGAGTCAGTTCGCGGTCAACCTCGCCGCCAGCATCATCGCTTCGGGCGCCGAAGAGATCGTGATGGCCTGCGGGGTCGAGAACATGAGTCTGTTGCCGATCGGCTCGGATTCGATTGCCGGCGCGCAGGCCGGGATGGGCAAGCCCATCACCCGCAAGTATCGCGAGCACTATGAGTTCGTGAGCCAGTTCGAAGGCGCCGAGCGGATCGCGACCAAGTACGGAATCACGCGGGCGGACGCCGACGGTTTCGGTCTGGAGTCGCAGTTGCGCGCGGCGCGCGCCGTCGCGGAAAAGCGCTTCGAGTCGCAACTGGTGCCGGTCGAGGCGCCGGTCAAAGCCGAAGGCGGCGAAAAATCCACCGAGACCCGCACGATCACTCGCGACGAAGTGCCGCGCAATACGAGCCTGGAAGCTTTGGCCGGGCTCAAGCCGGTCGCGCGCCCCGACGGCATCCATACCGCGGGCTCGGCCTCGCAGGTCGCCGACGGCGCCGCGGCTGTCCTGCTGATGAGCGCGGCCAAGGCGCAGGAGCTGGGCTGCCGCCCGCGCGCCCGCGTGATCGACACCTGCCTGGTCGGATGCGATCCCGTGCTGATGCTCGAGGGGCCGATCCCGGCGACACGGAAATTGCTTGAGAAGAACGGGTTGCGAATCGGCGATATCGACGTCTTCGAGATCAACGAGGCCTTCGCGTCGGTGGTGCTGAGCTGGGCCAAGACCCTCGAGCCGGACATGAACCGCGTCAATCCGAATGGCGGCGCGATCGCGTTGGGCCATCCGCTGGGCGCGACCGGCTGCGGACTGGTCACCAAGGCGATCAACGAGCTCGAACGGACCCACGGTCAACGGGCAATCGTGACGATGTGCTGCGGCGGCGGCCTGGGCACCGGCACGCTGATCGAGCGGGCCTAG